One Maribacter sp. HTCC2170 genomic window, AGTTTTATTCTCCCAATTACAGTGTAAAGCTTGACAGGCACAGTCTACCAGACCATCGCGCAACGCTCTATTGGAACCCTTCGTTTACAACGAATGAGAGTGGTAATGCCTCCCTGAAATTTTTCAATTCAGATAATGCCCGTCAATTTCAGGTGGCCATTGAAGGGCTTTCTAATCAAGGAACCCCAGGGGCCTATTTGAATTCTTTTAACGAAGTAGAGGAAAAGCCATGAAAATTGTTAGTCGCAAATCGGATCATGGGTAAGGTAGGGTATTAGTTTTATTGTTTTCACATTAACATTCTGAGCTTTAGTTCGTAACTTTAGCTAAAGAGGTATTAGTCATGGGACGAGTCACAAGGTTTCTCACAATTTTTTTCATAAGTGTAAGTGCGTTTTCCCAAACTCCCAATCCAAAGGAAATTAATGGTAAGGTCATTGACAATGCTACTGGTGAACCTATACCCTATTGCAATATAACCGTGGAATCATCCTTCACCGGTACTGCAAGTAATGAGCTAGGAGAATTCGTCCTGGATGTGGATTCATTACCCACTAAACTTGTCTTTTCTCACCTCAACTATGAAAAACAGCAATTGGAAATATCAGATGCCTCGGATTTGACCATCAATCTTATACCCCTGACCAATAATCTTGACGAGGTGGTGGTCGTGGATTCCAAAAGGGACAAATATGCCTATGAACTGGCCAGAAAAGCATTTGAAAAGGCTAGTCGAAATTCTAACAAACGTAACTATGGAAGGGCTTTTTACAGGCAGAAATCAAAAAACGATGATGCTTATTCCGAGTTTTCAGAAATTATCTATGACCTTCATTATACTTCAAAAGGTATCGGGAATTGGGAAATATTGGAAGGGCGTTATGCCTTAAAACCGGGAGGTGTCCATAATAAAAACTATACGCTTCTTTCTCGTTTATTAACTCCTTTGCAACCGGCTACAGATGATCTAATTTTTCCAATGCATTCTGATCTTGCCTCATTTTATACGGTCAAAATCATCGAATATATTTCATCTGAAAATGGCAAAATTGCCGTGCTATGGTTCAAACCAAAAAAAAATCTTCAAATTCCAATCTTTGATGCTGAAGTATATGTTAATACATCCAATCATGAGATTCTTAAAATTAAAGGTGATTTGGCCCATGACAATTTGAAATTGGTAAAACTTACTGAAAAAAATAGCTCATGGAAAGACTATTCCATTTCCTATGAAATTGTTTACCGGCAGGACAGTGTTCTTAAATCGGTAGTTGATTATATTAAAATTGACCAGGAATTTGACTATTATAAAAATGACAGCCTCCAATATCATACTACGTCAACATCCAATTTGACTTTTTTCGAACATTACATCCCCACCTCACGAAAAAAATTGGGTGGCCAGTTCAGAAAAAATAAAAGCGATTGGCAGAAGCTAGATGAAATTGGTTATAACGAAAAGTTTTGGCAGGACAATCCTATCATAAAGCGGACACCTGTGGAAAAAGAGGTCATTGATTCTTTTGAAAAGAACGGGGCGTTTGGTTCTATATTTTTGAACAGTCGTAATCAAATAGCACTGATGAAATCTAATTTGGCAGGTGATCCATTCATTAAAGAAATGGGTAAGAATGTTGGTCTATATAACAATTATAATCCTGTAGAAAAAGTATACCTGCATATTGATAAAGAGTTGTTTTCTGCAGGAGAAGATGTTTGGTATAGTAGTTATGTGGTATTGGGATCCCATCACCATTTCTCAACGGGCAGTAAAGTTCTCTATGTTGACTTAATAGGGTCTGAAAACAAAATAATACGTTCACAGACCAATGAAATAATTGGAGGAAAATGTTATGGTTCCATTAAACTTCCTGAAAATTTACCATCCGGAAAGTATCAAATACGTTCTTATACCGATTGGATGCGAAATTTTGAATCTGAATTCTTTTTTACTCGTACAATCGAGGTTGTAACTGAAGGAGGCAAACCACAGGTATTGTCCAAGATGGAAGATAAGATTGATCTACAGTTTTTTCCGGAAGGAGGTCATTCAGTTGATGGTCTTATTAGTGTAATGGCTTTTAAAGCCATTGGAAGTGATGGTCTCGAAAGAAAAATAAAGGGACGAATAGTGGATTCGCAAGGTAAATTTGTGGCTACCTTAGGAACCATGGCAAGAGGTTCGGGTTTTTTCTCTTATAAACCCAAATCTGGGGAGCGGTATACGGCAATTTTAAATGACGGGACCGAGTTTAAGCTTCCTGAAATTATGGAAGAGGGCTATACGATGACCGTGAACAATGTTAATCCAAAAAGCATTCAAGTAAAAATACAGGCCACCTCACTTTTAAGGAAGAAACCCTTCTATATTGTAGGTCACTTAAACAATAAAAAATATTATCAGGGCAAGTTTGAATTTGAGGATTTGGAAACTGTTAGTTTTGAAATTCCAAAAAATGGAATTCCAAGTGGTGTAATGGCCCTCACACTTTTTGATCAGGACAAAAAGCCTTGGTCCGAACGTGTGGTTTTCGTGAACAATCAGGATGAATTGGTTGTTACTGCTAAAATCAATCAAAAAAAATTCAAAAGAAGAGATAAGGTTGCCATAGACGTTCATGTGACAGATACTTATGGACGGCCTATTTCGGCAGAACTTTCTATGGCGGTGACTGATAAAGGACAGTTAGTTAAAAATCAGGATTCAGGGAATATCCTTACTCATCTCCTCCTGCAATCAGACGTAAAAGGTCATATAAGCAACTCCGGCCTACTCTTCAAGAACCAAAGAAGGTCAACAATGCACAGTCTTGATTTGGTTATGCTAACACATGGTTGGCGAAAATTTCAGTGGCAGGATATCAATAAAAACCATAATACTCCAAAGAAATATCCTTTTTCGAAAGGACTTATAATATCTGGGATTGCCCAAAATTTAAGCGGCAAAACCTTAGATAATACAACACTAAATGTAGTAGGCAAATCCGAAGAGAATTTAGATATGTTTTCTGCCAAAACATCTCACGAGGGTAAATTTTCAATACCTAATTTTAATTTTAGGGATTCTACAAAGTTAGTGTTCAACGCGCTTGACAAAAGAAACGCTGCAATAGATGTTCAAATAATACTGGACACCAACAAAATCAATCTACCCTTGCCAAGACACAGCGGGTTCCAAACAAATAAGAGTACAGAAGCGATTAAGGAATATGCCAATTTCTCGGCGACACGAAAGAATATGCGTCTTATATATGATTTTCAGAATGCCACGGAGTTGGAAGAGGTAGTACTTACTGAACGAATTATAAAAAATGATATGCCAACAATGCCCTCTACTCTTGGGCAGACACCTGATGCTACTTTATATACAAAAGACACTCATGAAACAGCTTTAACCTTAATGGCCTTCATAACAAGATTTGCGGGTGTAACGGTTACAGGGTCCTTTCCTTACATTACAGTAAGTGTACGCGGAGGTGGTGCTCCTCTATGGGTGCTTAATGGTAATCCAGTCATTACTGATATTGCACAGTTAAGACCTAGTGTACCTAGTCGAATTGCCTCAATGGATATCTTAAACGTTGAAAGGGTAGAGCTCCTAAAGGGGCCTTCTGCAGCCATTTGGGGTTCAAGGGGTGGCGATGGAGTCTTTCTCGTCTATACCAAAAGAGGAGGTAGTGAAACCCTTGACCTTCCGCAATCACCAAGTTTTTCAATTTTTGGGCATGCCGCCAAGAGAGAGTTTTATTCACCGAAATATGATGCTAATTTTGAAGGAAATGATGTTCCCGACTATCGTGCCACGCTATACTGGAACCCCTCTTTTACCACTGACAGAAATGGTAATGCCCAGTTGATTTTTTACAATTCTGATAATGCAACACAACTTCAAGTAGACATCGAAGGACTATCAGAATATGGTACCCCTGGTGTTTATCTTAAAACTTTTGGTCAAAAAGATTAAGTTTCCCGGAAACAAACCACTTAGTTGGTTTTAGATTGATTGAGTTTTGTATCAAAAGCTCCATTGTTCAGATTTCAATCCACGCTTTATCGATGAAATACCGTCTTAACGTAGATTTGATGGAAACAGGGACAATGAACAAACTACTCGGTTTGTAAATTGTGGATTGAAACTCGTGCTAAAATGACAATAAAGTGGTCTGATTTAGATTACTTCGAACAATTTTCCTGGCAATGGCCGAACAACACCTTTCATTTCCATATTCAGTAGCGTAGAGGAAACTTTGAAAATTGGCAAATTGCAATCCAAGGCGATACTATCCAATAATTGTTTGCCTTCCTTCTCCAAATATGAATAAATAGCTTTCTCAACCTCATCCAATTCAACGAACAACTGTTTTTGAATAGTTTTACCTTCTTTTTCCTCGAGTTCCCAATTCAATAAATAGATTAAATCTGCAGCTGATGTAATCATATGTGCTTTTTGCTGTTTAATCAAGTTATTGCAGCCAGAACTGTACTTGTCTTGAGCCCTTCCAGGAACGGCAAATACATCACGGTTATAACTGTTTGCAATGTCGGCCGTGACCAGACTGCCGCCCTTCTCTGCTGATTCTACAACAATGGTAGCCTCACTCATACCTGCAATAATCCGGTTTCTTTTTAAAAAATTCTCTCTGTCTGGATTACTGGTGCTCCAAAACTCGGTAAAAAAGCCTCCATTTTTCTCTATCTCCTCAACATATTTTGAATGAACCTTTGGGTATATTTGATTTAATCCGTGGGCCAAACACCCTATGGTCTGCAAACCGTGTTTTATTGCTGTTTTTTGTGCACAAATATCGACCCCATAAGCAAAACCACTCACTATTACAGGGTTAAGTGGTGCCAAATCTTCTATTAACTTTTCACAAAACGCAGTGCCGTAACTCGTGACTTTTCGAGTACCAACAATACTTATAGTTTTTTGCTCCTCAAGGTCAATATTGCCCTTCTTGAACATAATCAATGGGCCGTCAACGCAATGCTTCAAATACTTAGGATATGTACTATCAGTAAAATATGAATAGGAAATGTTATGATCCTGAATGTATTTTAATTCATTCTCGGCGGCTTCTTTATGTTCTGAATCATGAAGTCCTTTGATGGTAAAGCTGCCAATCCCATCTATCTTAAGCAGGTTTTGCGATTTATCGTTGAAAACAGCCGTTGGACTGCCGCAATGCGAAATAAGTTTTTTAGCCGTGACATCCCCAATATTGGGAATGCTCTGCAGTCTTAAAACCGCAATTAATTCATCTGTAGTCATTTATGGTCAGTGCTTAGTTATCCACAAATTACCAAAAATATAATGTTAATAAAAAGTCCATTCCAGCCTATTGATGCTATGAATTTTTTACAATATTTGTTGAAATGGTCTTAGAACGCTATATATCAGATTTACTTTACCGTTACAACTGTGTGGTTGTACCTAGTTTTGGTGCATTTTTGTCCCAACACAAATCGGCGGTGCTCAATAAGAATTCCAACTCATTTTATCCTCCTTCAAAGTCATTGTCCTTTAACAAGCAATTATCATCGAATGATGGTCTTTTGGTTTCGTACATGGCCGAAATTGAAAATTGCTCCTATGAGGAAATGTTGCAAAAGGTATTGGAAACGGTAAATGAATGGAAGCGTGTATTGGATAAAGGCGAGCGTTTGACATTAGAGAATATTGGTGATCTGAAATCAAGTAAAGAAGGAAGAATGTTGTTTCAACCTTCTTATCAACTCAACCATTTAACCTCATCCTTTGGATTGTCATCATTTGTCTCTGCCCCAATTATCCGGGAAGTCTTGAAAGAAGAGGTAGTTGCAATTGAGGAAAAAGTACCTTTTATTATTACTCCTGAGCGCAGAAGCGAGTCATCACTAAGACCCTATTTAAAATACGCCGCTATTATTCTTTTAGCGCTTTCAGCAGGATTAACTGGATATAGACTTTATAATGAAGGCCTTAACCAGCAACAAATAGTAGTTGAAAAAGCACAGGAAAAAGTTTCAAAAAATATTCAGGAGGCAACTTTCTTTGATACTGCCCCCTTGGAATTACCAACATTAAACCTTGAAGTAATAACCAAGAAACCACAATTGGCCATGCACCATATAGTTGCTGGTGTATTTAGATTCAAGCCAAACGCGGATAAAAAAATACGCCTTTTACAAAGACAAGGTTATGATGCTACTTATCTAGGAACAAATGAGCATGGTTTACATATGGTAACCTATAGTAGCTATACAGATGCCCAAGAAGCTTTACGGGTTTTAAGGCAAATAAAGAGAAGTCATTCAAAAGATGCTTGGATGAAATCTGTTAGATAGACCCTATTCTGCCCCCTTTACTTTCTTTCAATAAATTATCTTTGTCCAAAACTTGAATATGCATTCAAAGAATCCCAGTGAATCCCGTACCATAATGACCGATATGGTTCTCCCTAGTGAGACCAACCCTTTAAATAATCTTTTTGGAGGAGAACTACTAGCACGAATGGACAGAGCTGCAAGTATAGCTGCACGAAGACACAGTCGAAGAATTACTGTCACGGCCTCTGTAAACCATGTTGCATTCAACCACGCTGTTCCGTTGGGTAGTGTTGTGACTGTTGAAGCTAAGGTTTCACGAGCGTTCAACACCTCTATGGAAGTATATATTGATGTTTGGATGGAAGACCGTTATAACGGCAAACGTTCAAAGGCCAATGAGGCTATTTATACGTTCGTGGCCGTTGATGAAACTGGCAAACCAACTGAAGTACCTGCTATTGAGCCTGAGACTGAATTGGAAAAAGAACGTTTCGCCGCAGCTTTGCGCAGAAAGCAATTGAGTTTGGTACTTGCCGGCAAAATGAAACCCAATGAGGCCACGGAGCTAAGAGCCTTATTTATGGGTGAATAGTCTGTTTTAAATAAAACTAGAAATCAAAATTATCGGGGTCAGGGCCAAATCTTTGCCCTTTTTCCAAACCATCCAAATAAGCGACCTCGTCATTCGAAAGTTCAAAATCGAAGATATCAGCGTTGTCTATTATGCGTTCTTTTTTAGAAGATTTAGGAATGGTTATCACACCTTTTTGCAAATCCCAACGTAGAACTACTTGAGCAGGAGATTTGCCATGCCTTTCCCCTATTTCTTTGATGCTGTCCAAATTAAAGATTCGACCTTGCATCATAGGAGACCAGGCCTCATATTGTATGTTATTGGTATTACAAAAATCGATTAAGTTTTGTTGAACCAGATATGGATGAAACTCCATTTGATTGACCATCGGTACAATTTCAGCTGTACCCAACAAATCTTCCAAATGGTGTTGTAAAAAATTACTTACTCCTATAGCCTTAACTTTTTTCTCTTTATATAACTGTTCCAAAGCCCTCCAAGTTTCTTTATACTTGCCTTTAGTTGGCCAATGTACAAGGTATAAATCCAAATAATCCAACCCAAGTCTATTTAGGCTATCGTCAAAAGCTTTCAACGTGCTTTCATAGCCTTGGTCTGCATTCCACACTTTACTTACGACAAAAATTTCTTCCCTTTTAATTCCACTTTGCTTAATACCTTCTCCAACTCCCTCCTCATTATTATAGATTGATGCAGTGTCAATATGCCTATAGCCGGTTTTAATAGCCCACTTTACCGCATTTATAACTTCTTGCCCATCTTCAGACAAATACACCCCTAATCCAAAATAAGGCATTTGAACACCGTTGTGTAGTTTGAAGGTTCCTGCTAAATTGGTAATAGTCTTTTTTTCGAAGGTCATTTTAAATGATTAAAGTTGATAAACCCATTCCTCGGGGTTTAGACGTGAGGTATCTTGATAAAGGTAGAATTTTAGGCGAGTCTGACCATTAGACCGATTGGTATAAATTTTACCAAGCTCAGATTTAATGGCAACTTTATCTCCTTTTTTTACATATAGGTCAGATAGATTGTAATAGGTGCTGATAAAATTCCCATGTTTTATCTGAACACCTTTATTACCCCCTGGCACCGATAGAATAGCAATTACTTCGCCTTCAAAAATAGCTCTTGCTGTTGCCCCTTCATCGGTAGTTATGATTACCCCATTGCTCTGATGCTTTATTCCAGGGTACACCGCATCTTTATAAACCCCAAAACCTTGACTCTTTATTCCCTTTTCAACGGGCCAAATGAGTTTCCCCTTATTAGCCGAGAAATTGTTGGCTACCAATGTGGCTTCTGGCGTTAGAAAGAATTTATTGGCAGAGGTTCGTCTAGTTTTTCCCGCTCCTGAATTTTTATTGGAAGCAGCAATTGCCGTACGAATCAATTTTTCAATTTGTCTATCTATCTTGCGAGCCTCCCTTTTTTTCTTTTGAATAGCAGATGCGTACTTACTTTCATTTTGACGAATGCTTCCCAGTAATGTCTTTTGGGATTTCATTTCTTTCATTAATTCCGCCTTCGCACGATTGTTTGTTGCTATCAATTGGTCTTTCTCTTTGCGCTGAGCGGTTAAATCAACATTCAATTGTGTAAGTTCGTCTGTTTTGACCATAATCTGCTCTCCCTGTTCTTTGCGGTACTGCGTATACTGTTTCATGTACTGCATGCGCTTGAATGCCTGAAAAAAATTCTCGGAGGATAACAGAAACATTAATCTGCTTTGCTGCGATTTATTTTGATACGATTTCCGAATCATAGTAGCATATTCCTCCTTAAGCAATTTTAAATCCTCACGAAGTTTTGAGATATTTCGAATATTGGCATTGATTTGCCTATTCAATAAATTTGATTGTTGATTGGTGACTCGAATCAACTGTTGCCGAACATTTATCTTTTTGTCCAAGGCCTCCATCTGATCCAATACATTGCCCCTTTCTTTCTTTTCGGCAAAGAGTAGGCGATTAATTTCATTTATCTCTTTTTGAAGCTGTTCACGTTTGACCTCCAATGCTTTTTGTTCATTGGTTTGGGCGTAAACGTTCCCTAATGACAAAAAAGTCAAAAGCAGTACTAAGCAAAAAAGTGAAACTTGTTTATAGGGCATTAGTGTCTATAGTGATCTTTTTAAAACCTTTTGGTATTTTATATGGAAAGTTCAACGATCCATTGAATTCAATATTACGATAATCTATGTTGATAATACTCTCAGTATTGACCTCCACTGCAGTAACCACAATCTCATTGGGCAGAATCTTTTTATCTATTTTTTGATAGTTCTTGTACTCAATGTCCAATAAGCGTTTCTTTAAGGGTTGAGATAGCTGTTGAGAGGATATTTTAAAATTCTCAGGTTCAATCCTATACATGGTTTTGAACAAAGTCAATGGCTTTTTTGGGTTTAGAATATAGCCAGTTGATGCAATTGATGCTTCATATTTGTCTTTTCTCAAATCAAAAAGTGCCTGGCCCAAAAGCAGATTTTGGAGTTTATCAAAATCCAATTCAGTCCCTAACATATTACTCAAATATGAAAAATCACCATCAAAATACTCGTTTTGCAACTTATTGTAAAAAGAAACCCTATTGGGTGTAACGTAGGCTTTGACCACACCGAAAGGCGCGCTGATCCAAATGGCCTTGTCTTTTTCCATTCGCAAGCTAACTGTTGTGCTTTTTGAGGATTCCCCATCAAAATACCCAATCTTCATCCTGCCCCTTAAGGTTTTAAAATTTATCTGATTTTGATAGTGTGTTCGAATAATAGCCTTTGCAGACATATTTTCATCAACCGTACCATCTGAAACAAGTTTTTTGGATTTGCAGGAAAATATTAGCAGTACAATAACACTGAGCTGTGCCCATCGAATAAAAGTAGTCATAGTCTAAAACCCGGGTTTTATCATTCGAAGATACGTATTTGCCTTCGAAGAATTATTCAAGGCCGTATGTGCATCGACCAATTCTTGATATATATTGTTCAACAATGGCACATCATCAAGCATATAATCCAAAGCAGCTTCTAAGATTTCTATGGCCTCTTTGTGTTTTGCACTTTTATTCAAAGCGTGCCCATTCAAATAATAAAAATAGGGTTGGGAGGGGTAATTCTCTATTGCTTCTTCACTTTGTTGAACCAATTCCGAAATTTTGTTTTGAACCATTAATTCGGTCAATCTTGTCTTAAGTTCCTTTAAGGGGTACGTCTTGACTTCAATTGGAACAGGAGCATTTTTATTTTCTCTTCTTACTTCATTCTCCTTAATTGAATCGTTTATTTTCGAAGTTAAATCTTGTTTAAAAGATGACTTCTTAACCTCTGATAGTATTGCCAATGCATTTTGATAGTTCTTCTGCCTAAAATAAATCAATGCCAGATTTTCTTTAAGTTTGTTATTGCTCCAAGGAATGCCCAGATTCTCCTGATCTAAAGAACTACCCTGCATTTGTATCGTCTGGACCATGGTGTCAAGATACCAGAGATTGGTGGGTTCTGCCAAAAGTGCTGAAAGTGCATAATCCTGAGCGGAAATATATTGTTTATCGACCAAATAGACTTTGGCCAATTCATGATCGACCACGTGGTTTTTTGCATCCAGCAACTTGCATTCCAATAGCAAATTGATGGCCTTGTCATAATTTTCAATTCCCTTTTGCTTTAACGCTTCAAAGAAATTTTCTTGAAAAGAATCGGAATATTCCTCTAGAAAGACTTCGGCACTATCTTCAATATTGATTTCTTGGTCTTGAGCAACAACCAAAAAGGTATTTAGCATAAATGCCATTAACAATACCGATACCGATTGTACTTTTTTCATTCTAGTCTTAATGAATTACTCTTTGAAATGAATAACGAAGTAAAATTATCAATAAGTATTCCAGAGCCCTTCTGTTTTTTGTTAAAACACCCTTAAAGAAACCCTTAACTGATTAAAGCCTACCTAAAACTACTTTGTGCCTGTACTTCCAAAACCGCCAGCACCTCTTGAAGTATCCGATAGCTCTTTTACCTCTTGCCACTCGGCACGTTCGTGTTTTGCAATAACCAATTGTGCCACCCGTTCCCCGTTTTCAATGACGAAGGGATCATTTGATAAATTTACTAGTATAACCCCTATTTCACCTCTATAGTCCGCATCTACCGTTCCTGGAGCATTTAGTACTGTTATGCCTTTTTTTGCAGCCAGACCGCTCCTAGGGCGAACTTGCGCCTCATATCCAATGGGTAATTCAATAAACAAACCGGTTTTGACTATTGTGCGTTCTAAAGGTTGTAAAGTTATTGTGTCCGTGCTATTTGCCCTCAAATCCATACCAGCCGAAGCAATAGTTTCATAATGTGGCAGGGCATGGGCAGATTTATTAATTATTTTAATATTCATTTTTTAAGAAATATTTTTTTTAGGTTATTATTTTCAAGCTTATAGACCATTCCCAAAAATAACAGCAACAAAGGAATACCATAGAACAAATTACGATCAAAAACGTAAAATGACAAGGCCGAAAATAGTATTGAGATTAATAGATAAAAAGTTATTTTTCTGAAATTATACGGAATAGGGTAGTACATTCTGCCAAAAAACAGGGAAAGTATCGTCATACTTCCATAAGCCGCCAATGTTGCCACCGCAGAGGCCATATACCCAAAATGCGGAATAAACACAAGGTTAATGATAATGGTTATAATGGCTCCAATAATTGAAATATAAGCCCCATATTTGGTTCTATCCGTTACTTTATACCATACTGAAAGATTGTGGTAAATACCTAAAAAGAAACTAGCAAGAATTATGATAGGTACGATGCTCATTGCCTCCCAATATTTGGGGTCCCTAACAAAAAGCTCCTTCAAAACATCTGCAAACACAACTACCCCCAATAAAATAATACTCCCCAAAACAACAAAATAATTGGTAATTTGGGCATATGCCTTTTGTGGATTTTCTGTTTTTGAATGGCTAAAGAAAAACGGTTCAATTCCCATACGAAAGGCTGTTGCGAACAAGGTCATGAACAATGCCAGCTTATAACAGGCCGAATACATTCCCACTTCGCTATCAGCAACATCCGCTGGCAGTAACCTCTCCAACAATATCCTATCAAAAACTTCATTAATTGTAAAAGCGACGCCAGCCACAAGAACAGGCATTGCA contains:
- a CDS encoding carboxypeptidase-like regulatory domain-containing protein — encoded protein: MGRVTRFLTIFFISVSAFSQTPNPKEINGKVIDNATGEPIPYCNITVESSFTGTASNELGEFVLDVDSLPTKLVFSHLNYEKQQLEISDASDLTINLIPLTNNLDEVVVVDSKRDKYAYELARKAFEKASRNSNKRNYGRAFYRQKSKNDDAYSEFSEIIYDLHYTSKGIGNWEILEGRYALKPGGVHNKNYTLLSRLLTPLQPATDDLIFPMHSDLASFYTVKIIEYISSENGKIAVLWFKPKKNLQIPIFDAEVYVNTSNHEILKIKGDLAHDNLKLVKLTEKNSSWKDYSISYEIVYRQDSVLKSVVDYIKIDQEFDYYKNDSLQYHTTSTSNLTFFEHYIPTSRKKLGGQFRKNKSDWQKLDEIGYNEKFWQDNPIIKRTPVEKEVIDSFEKNGAFGSIFLNSRNQIALMKSNLAGDPFIKEMGKNVGLYNNYNPVEKVYLHIDKELFSAGEDVWYSSYVVLGSHHHFSTGSKVLYVDLIGSENKIIRSQTNEIIGGKCYGSIKLPENLPSGKYQIRSYTDWMRNFESEFFFTRTIEVVTEGGKPQVLSKMEDKIDLQFFPEGGHSVDGLISVMAFKAIGSDGLERKIKGRIVDSQGKFVATLGTMARGSGFFSYKPKSGERYTAILNDGTEFKLPEIMEEGYTMTVNNVNPKSIQVKIQATSLLRKKPFYIVGHLNNKKYYQGKFEFEDLETVSFEIPKNGIPSGVMALTLFDQDKKPWSERVVFVNNQDELVVTAKINQKKFKRRDKVAIDVHVTDTYGRPISAELSMAVTDKGQLVKNQDSGNILTHLLLQSDVKGHISNSGLLFKNQRRSTMHSLDLVMLTHGWRKFQWQDINKNHNTPKKYPFSKGLIISGIAQNLSGKTLDNTTLNVVGKSEENLDMFSAKTSHEGKFSIPNFNFRDSTKLVFNALDKRNAAIDVQIILDTNKINLPLPRHSGFQTNKSTEAIKEYANFSATRKNMRLIYDFQNATELEEVVLTERIIKNDMPTMPSTLGQTPDATLYTKDTHETALTLMAFITRFAGVTVTGSFPYITVSVRGGGAPLWVLNGNPVITDIAQLRPSVPSRIASMDILNVERVELLKGPSAAIWGSRGGDGVFLVYTKRGGSETLDLPQSPSFSIFGHAAKREFYSPKYDANFEGNDVPDYRATLYWNPSFTTDRNGNAQLIFYNSDNATQLQVDIEGLSEYGTPGVYLKTFGQKD
- the dprA gene encoding DNA-processing protein DprA, which gives rise to MTTDELIAVLRLQSIPNIGDVTAKKLISHCGSPTAVFNDKSQNLLKIDGIGSFTIKGLHDSEHKEAAENELKYIQDHNISYSYFTDSTYPKYLKHCVDGPLIMFKKGNIDLEEQKTISIVGTRKVTSYGTAFCEKLIEDLAPLNPVIVSGFAYGVDICAQKTAIKHGLQTIGCLAHGLNQIYPKVHSKYVEEIEKNGGFFTEFWSTSNPDRENFLKRNRIIAGMSEATIVVESAEKGGSLVTADIANSYNRDVFAVPGRAQDKYSSGCNNLIKQQKAHMITSAADLIYLLNWELEEKEGKTIQKQLFVELDEVEKAIYSYLEKEGKQLLDSIALDCNLPIFKVSSTLLNMEMKGVVRPLPGKLFEVI
- a CDS encoding HU-CCDC81 and SPOR domain-containing protein; this translates as MVLERYISDLLYRYNCVVVPSFGAFLSQHKSAVLNKNSNSFYPPSKSLSFNKQLSSNDGLLVSYMAEIENCSYEEMLQKVLETVNEWKRVLDKGERLTLENIGDLKSSKEGRMLFQPSYQLNHLTSSFGLSSFVSAPIIREVLKEEVVAIEEKVPFIITPERRSESSLRPYLKYAAIILLALSAGLTGYRLYNEGLNQQQIVVEKAQEKVSKNIQEATFFDTAPLELPTLNLEVITKKPQLAMHHIVAGVFRFKPNADKKIRLLQRQGYDATYLGTNEHGLHMVTYSSYTDAQEALRVLRQIKRSHSKDAWMKSVR
- a CDS encoding acyl-CoA thioesterase, translated to MHSKNPSESRTIMTDMVLPSETNPLNNLFGGELLARMDRAASIAARRHSRRITVTASVNHVAFNHAVPLGSVVTVEAKVSRAFNTSMEVYIDVWMEDRYNGKRSKANEAIYTFVAVDETGKPTEVPAIEPETELEKERFAAALRRKQLSLVLAGKMKPNEATELRALFMGE
- a CDS encoding aldo/keto reductase, with protein sequence MTFEKKTITNLAGTFKLHNGVQMPYFGLGVYLSEDGQEVINAVKWAIKTGYRHIDTASIYNNEEGVGEGIKQSGIKREEIFVVSKVWNADQGYESTLKAFDDSLNRLGLDYLDLYLVHWPTKGKYKETWRALEQLYKEKKVKAIGVSNFLQHHLEDLLGTAEIVPMVNQMEFHPYLVQQNLIDFCNTNNIQYEAWSPMMQGRIFNLDSIKEIGERHGKSPAQVVLRWDLQKGVITIPKSSKKERIIDNADIFDFELSNDEVAYLDGLEKGQRFGPDPDNFDF
- a CDS encoding murein hydrolase activator EnvC family protein, with product MPYKQVSLFCLVLLLTFLSLGNVYAQTNEQKALEVKREQLQKEINEINRLLFAEKKERGNVLDQMEALDKKINVRQQLIRVTNQQSNLLNRQINANIRNISKLREDLKLLKEEYATMIRKSYQNKSQQSRLMFLLSSENFFQAFKRMQYMKQYTQYRKEQGEQIMVKTDELTQLNVDLTAQRKEKDQLIATNNRAKAELMKEMKSQKTLLGSIRQNESKYASAIQKKKREARKIDRQIEKLIRTAIAASNKNSGAGKTRRTSANKFFLTPEATLVANNFSANKGKLIWPVEKGIKSQGFGVYKDAVYPGIKHQSNGVIITTDEGATARAIFEGEVIAILSVPGGNKGVQIKHGNFISTYYNLSDLYVKKGDKVAIKSELGKIYTNRSNGQTRLKFYLYQDTSRLNPEEWVYQL
- a CDS encoding DUF4292 domain-containing protein, which codes for MTTFIRWAQLSVIVLLIFSCKSKKLVSDGTVDENMSAKAIIRTHYQNQINFKTLRGRMKIGYFDGESSKSTTVSLRMEKDKAIWISAPFGVVKAYVTPNRVSFYNKLQNEYFDGDFSYLSNMLGTELDFDKLQNLLLGQALFDLRKDKYEASIASTGYILNPKKPLTLFKTMYRIEPENFKISSQQLSQPLKKRLLDIEYKNYQKIDKKILPNEIVVTAVEVNTESIINIDYRNIEFNGSLNFPYKIPKGFKKITIDTNAL
- a CDS encoding tetratricopeptide repeat protein; this encodes MKKVQSVSVLLMAFMLNTFLVVAQDQEINIEDSAEVFLEEYSDSFQENFFEALKQKGIENYDKAINLLLECKLLDAKNHVVDHELAKVYLVDKQYISAQDYALSALLAEPTNLWYLDTMVQTIQMQGSSLDQENLGIPWSNNKLKENLALIYFRQKNYQNALAILSEVKKSSFKQDLTSKINDSIKENEVRRENKNAPVPIEVKTYPLKELKTRLTELMVQNKISELVQQSEEAIENYPSQPYFYYLNGHALNKSAKHKEAIEILEAALDYMLDDVPLLNNIYQELVDAHTALNNSSKANTYLRMIKPGF
- the dut gene encoding dUTP diphosphatase → MNIKIINKSAHALPHYETIASAGMDLRANSTDTITLQPLERTIVKTGLFIELPIGYEAQVRPRSGLAAKKGITVLNAPGTVDADYRGEIGVILVNLSNDPFVIENGERVAQLVIAKHERAEWQEVKELSDTSRGAGGFGSTGTK